One Aegilops tauschii subsp. strangulata cultivar AL8/78 chromosome 7, Aet v6.0, whole genome shotgun sequence genomic window carries:
- the LOC120968670 gene encoding protein argonaute 1B-like produces MDRLIKLFPVDDRGTAKTAVQYFKEKDGYDIQLDLPCLKVGDRQSPTYLPIEVCEIADGQQISHLLNVTFQHPFDREKTILQIVNPYNGDPYAKEFGVTFENKLAIIKGRVLPPPMLKFGDQGKEKVFWPKVGKWNMRSKKMVDGGAVNTWTCINFASDIMRAAAVAFCDELAVMCLVSGMNFRGDPVLPVVNARPKYVESALKKHHKRVMKILRPQGKELDLLIVILPDNNGTLYGDIKRICETDIGLVSQCCLAKHVLPMKPRYLANIALKINAKVGGRNTVLVDAVERNLPRVGNTPTIIFGADVSHPHPGEGPYSPSIAAVVASQDWPEVTKYAGSVRPQAHREEIIQCLFNKTDCKSGCIPGGMIKDVVSKEKLNQVLEHELSAIKKACASVDPIYNPQVTIIMVQRRHHTRLFTGNYGIGSTVFRSGNVLWLIGKYAIPPTLIFTCVAMLALRELAGLYARCTSSVSVVPPVYYAHLLASQARLYIKPGDTGELSFPEIKDSVKNSGMFFC; encoded by the exons ATGGACAGATTAATAAAGCT TTTCCCAGTTGATGATCGAGGTACTGCGAAGACAGCAGTGCAATACTTCAAGGAAAAAGATGGATATGATATTCAGCTTGATTTACCATGCTTGAAAGTCGGTGATCGGCAGAGTCCAACTTACCTACCAATAGAG GTCTGTGAGATTGCTGACGGACAACAGATATCGCATCTTCTTAATGTCACTTTCCAACACCCGTTTGACCGTGAAAAGACAATTTTACAG ATTGTGAACCCGTACAATGGGGATCCATATGCAAAGGAATTCGGTGTAACTTTTGAGAACAAACTCGCGATAATTAAGGGTCGTGTGCTACCTCCTCCTATG CTGAAATTTGGTGACCAAGGCAAGGAGAAGGTATTCTGGCCAAAAGTTGGCAAGTGGAATATGCGGTCTAAG AAAATGGTCGATGGAGGAGCAGTTAACACCTGGACATGCATTAACTTCGCTTCAGACATCATGCGTGCTGCTGCTGTGGCTTTTTGTGATGAACTAGCTGTGATGTGCCTAGTCTCTGGAATG AACTTTAGGGGTGACCCTGTGCTCCCTGTGGTGAATGCTAGACCTAAGTACGTAGAATCAGCTCTCAAGAAACATCATAAACGTGTCATGAAGATACTCAGACCACAGGGAAAAGAACTTGATCTGCTGATTGTAATACTGCCCGACAACAATGGCACTCTTTATG GTGATATCAAAAGAATATGTGAGACAGATATTGGGCTGGTCTCTCAGTGTTGTCTTGCAAAGCATGTTTTACCGATGAAACCACGGTATCTCGCAAATATTGCCCTTAAAATTAATGCTAAG GTGGGGGGAAGAAATACTGTACTTGTTGATGCTGTGGAAAGGAATCTCCCACGTGTTGGTAACACACCAACTATTATATTTGGTGCTGATGTTAGCCATCCACATCCTGGAGAAGGACCTTATAGTCCTTCCATTGCAGCC GTTGTAGCTTCTCAGGACTGGCCGGAGGTCACCAAGTATGCTGGATCAGTCCGGCCACAAGCCCATCGTGAAGAGATTATACAGTGTCTCTTTAACAAAACTGACTGTAAAAGTGGATGTATACCTGGCGGAATGATCAA GGATGTTGTAAGCAAAGAAAAGCTCAATCAGGTTCTTGAGCATGAACTTTCTGCCATTAAAAAG GCATGTGCTTCGGTGGATCCAATTTACAATCCACAAGTTACCATTATTATGGTTCAAAGACGTCATCACACACGTTTGTTTACTGGTAACTATGGCATTGGGAGCACAGTTTTCCGAAGTGGAAAT GTACTGTGGTTGATAGGGAAATATGCCATCCCACCGACTTTGATTTTTACTTGTGTAGCCATGCTGGCACTAAG GGAGTTAGCCGGCCT GTACGCGAGGTGCACCTCCTCTGTTTCTGTAGTGCCTCCTGTCTACTACGCCCATCTTTTGGCATCCCAGGCTCGG